AAATCAGTCGGTGTTTTATTGCTTAGCTACCATCTGCATCATTCATGCCTTCGAAGTTGAGCTACATTGCTCTAGAAACTTTCTGGAATATTTACTGGTATATATGGCTAGCAGGGTAATTCCCACCAAGTAATTATAGTTCTTATCGCTTACATTTCCCAGTAAATGACGCCAACTTTATGGGTATCCGTACAAATAAGTGTcaaatcaaacaacaaaaatggTGACAATCATTTTCACTTTCAACGTCCATGGTTCTTATAAACGAGAAACCTGGTTCTCAAATGACCTATTAGAGAAAATGTACACGACAGAAGGTAGAAATTAAGTATCCcccatgtcagtcacgaaagaaagaacaaaattgtcaattaatgcatgcataCCTGCTTCTCATCCTTCCCCTATCTATGGAGAAATACCAAGTTAATTACTAGTGCAACAAACTCCTTTGATTCTATTACCCGACGGATTCGAGACATTAATGGTAGTGCCATGAGGAATTCCAGAGGAGGAAGCTGCCTCCTGCGCTGCCAGAGCTTTCTTGCTTATTATATGGTAAATATCCAACAAAATGGTCTGGAATGCCTTCTCGACATTGAAGGCCTCCAAAGCTGAAGTCTCAAGGAAAGAGAGGCCTTCCTTCTCAGCCAAGAATTGAGCATCTTCTGCTGAGACAGCTCTGAGATGATTGAGATCAGCCTTGTTCCCGGTCATCACGATGACAATGTTGGAGTCAGCATGGTCCCTGAGCTCACGAAGCCACCGATGGACATTGTCGAAGGTTTGCCTCTTGGTAATGTCGTAGACCAAAAGCGCACCTACAGCACCTCTGTAGTAAGCACTGGTGATGGCTCGGTACCTCTCTTGACCAGCCGTGTCCCATATTTGTGCCTTAACTGTTTTCCCCTCTACCTGCAACAACATGATCATCATTATCAATTGGAAGTGCTGCTAATGCATGACACATACATCATCTATGCAGCAAAAGTATAATGAATTGTATAAGCTCCGGGCTTGCACGCACGCACGGGACTTGTACGTAGCATTAATATTTGCAGCAAAAAGATGGATTGAAAACTTCAAATAGCACAAAGCAGATTACTCTATTTCCTTGTAGTCTAAGCTCCATTACTCCATAGGACTCCTGTAAAGGGAGAAGGATGCAGCTAGGCATAGTTCAATggtaagaaataaatataattcttttagtCTCCCCGAAATCTAAATG
This window of the Juglans regia cultivar Chandler chromosome 12, Walnut 2.0, whole genome shotgun sequence genome carries:
- the LOC109012009 gene encoding ras-related protein Rab2BV-like — its product is MAYKVDHEYDYLFKIVLIGDSGVGKSNILSRFTRNEFCLESKSTIGVEFATRTLQVEGKTVKAQIWDTAGQERYRAITSAYYRGAVGALLVYDITKRQTFDNVHRWLRELRDHADSNIVIVMTGNKADLNHLRAVSAEDAQFLAEKEGLSFLETSALEAFNVEKAFQTILLDIYHIISKKALAAQEAASSSGIPHGTTINVSNPSGNRIKGVCCTSN